Sequence from the Thermococcus sp. genome:
TCGAGCTCACCTTACTTATGTAATCCAAAAGTCCTTAAAACCCTGGCGCAAACTTAGGCCGGTGGATGGAATGGAGATAGGCGTCGTTGGAAAGCCAAACGTCGGAAAGTCGACTTTCTTCTCAGCCGCAACGCTGGTTGATGTGGATATAGCCAACTACCCCTTCACGACGATAGAGGCGAACGTCGGCGTAACCTACGCGATAGCGGAGCATCCATGCAAAGAACTCGGTTGCAAGCCAAATCCCCAGAACTACGAGTACCGCGACGGAAAGGCCCTGATCCCAATTAAGATGATAGACGTTGCAGGTTTAGTTCCCGGCGCCCACGAGGGTCGCGGTCTGGGCAACAAGTTCCTCGACGACCTCAGGATGGCCTCAGCCCTGATCCACGTCGTTGACGCAACCGGAAAGACCGACGCCGAGGGACAGCCAACGGACTACCATGACCCTGTCGAGGACATCGAGTTCCTTGAGAGGGAGATAGATTACTGGATACTCGGGATACTCAAGAAGGGCTGGGAAAAGTTTGCGAAGAGGATAAAGCTCCAGCACATGAAGCTTGAGGAGGCGATAGCGAACCACCTCTCTGGGATAGGCGTTAGAGAGGAGGACGTCTGGGAGGCCATCCACAGGCTCGGGCTCGGAAATGACCCAACCAAATGGACTGACGACGATCTCTTCGCCTTCGTCCGCGAGGTGAGGAGGATAAACAAGCCCATTATCATAGCCGCAAACAAGGCCGACGCCGCGAGCGACGAGGGGATTGAGAGGCTGAAAAAGGAGGGCGAAAAGAGAGGCTACATCGTCGTCCCAACGAGCGCAGTGGCCGAACTCACGCTCAGGAAAGCTGCCAGAGCGGGTTTCATCGACTACATCCCGGGGGGTTCCGACTTCAAAGTCCTGAAAAAGATGAGTCCAAAGCAGGAAAGGGCACTTGAACTCATAAAGGAGCGCGTTTTGAACAGGTTCGGCTCAACCGGCGTGCAGGAGGTTATAAACAGAGCCGTGTTCGAGCTACTCAACCTCATCCCGGTTTACCCCGTTCAGGACGAGCACAAGCTTACCGACCAGTTCGGAAACGTCCTGCCCCACGTGTATCTCCTCCCTAGGGGCTCGACGCCGAGGGATCTGGCCTACAAAGTCCACACCGACCTTGGGAAGACCTTCCTCTACGCCGTCAACGCCAGAACCCACAGGCGCGTCGGGGAGGACTACCAGCTTGAGTTCAACGACATCATAAAAATCGTCGCCACAGCAAAGTGAGGGCAAGGATGAAACCCGGCCCACAGACTTTTCCCGGCCTTTCAGGTTCTCCTTCTGGTTCTCTCTTTCCCCCAGTCTCCACCGAATTCCTGCACGGATCAATTCCGACCCTCTGGAGGCTTATCTCTGCCAGATAAACCCCCGAGACATTGTATTTTCTGGCGTAGGAGCAAACGATTTTCCCGAACTCACTCACCTGCTTTCTGTCACTCAGGTTGGCGTAGCTTAACGCGAGGATGGGCACTCCAAGATTTTTAAGCTCCTCCACCTGCTCAAGCTCCCACTCAAGTTCCTTCCCCTTAAAAATCTCATATCTCCGCGTTGAGAAGTTGTAGTAGGTTATGAAGTCCTCGAAGAGGACGTAGTCAATGTAGGGGGCAATCTCCTCCTTTATTGAGAAGCCCCTGTTGACGATTATGGTTATTCCGGGATATCGCT
This genomic interval carries:
- a CDS encoding redox-regulated ATPase YchF, with the protein product MEIGVVGKPNVGKSTFFSAATLVDVDIANYPFTTIEANVGVTYAIAEHPCKELGCKPNPQNYEYRDGKALIPIKMIDVAGLVPGAHEGRGLGNKFLDDLRMASALIHVVDATGKTDAEGQPTDYHDPVEDIEFLEREIDYWILGILKKGWEKFAKRIKLQHMKLEEAIANHLSGIGVREEDVWEAIHRLGLGNDPTKWTDDDLFAFVREVRRINKPIIIAANKADAASDEGIERLKKEGEKRGYIVVPTSAVAELTLRKAARAGFIDYIPGGSDFKVLKKMSPKQERALELIKERVLNRFGSTGVQEVINRAVFELLNLIPVYPVQDEHKLTDQFGNVLPHVYLLPRGSTPRDLAYKVHTDLGKTFLYAVNARTHRRVGEDYQLEFNDIIKIVATAK
- a CDS encoding endo alpha-1,4 polygalactosaminidase, which encodes MSGLARLALLILLFSAVPVSSTSFAVYYGQLSGKTIGDLKGFEILILPPTIEPELISSLSRNHTVVGYLSLATVGGWEPWAKAVPKGIVIGKNTNWNEKVVDFASPAWKRIVLEEAIPYILSRGFEGVFLDNVDYVDRYPKKKTAMVELIRAIRERYPGITIIVNRGFSIKEEIAPYIDYVLFEDFITYYNFSTRRYEIFKGKELEWELEQVEELKNLGVPILALSYANLSDRKQVSEFGKIVCSYARKYNVSGVYLAEISLQRVGIDPCRNSVETGGKREPEGEPERPGKVCGPGFILALTLLWRRFL